TCAAAAAGGTCAAAGTACGACCTTTCGGCCAGCTCGTCTTATGCTTGTCGGGGCTAAGCAAGCCGCTGCCGCTTTTCTTAATTGGAAGGATTTTAAGTGTGTAGTTCGTGTTAGGAAAGTGAATTGTGAACAAAATAAACAAGAAGCAACTGCTTCGTGTTCATTATGTTCGAGGGAGGAACCGAAAATGGCTACTCGTCAATCCATGGATGAATTTATTCATAAATGTGAAGAGGTCATCAAGTACGCTGAAGACCAAAAAACAATAGCCAGTAAACAGAACCATTATCACGATGACAACTTCACAGATGCTTTGCAAAAGTTAGAGGGCACATATAATGAGCTTGCAGATATGGCAAGAAGTGCAAATGGTCAGCAGCGTGACCAGCTTCATCGCATGCGCCTTCAACTTCAGCAAGTTCAAAATTCAATGATTCTACATGACCAT
The DNA window shown above is from Bacillus sp. T3 and carries:
- a CDS encoding YtzC family protein translates to MATRQSMDEFIHKCEEVIKYAEDQKTIASKQNHYHDDNFTDALQKLEGTYNELADMARSANGQQRDQLHRMRLQLQQVQNSMILHDHFGE